Proteins found in one Laspinema palackyanum D2c genomic segment:
- a CDS encoding ParA family protein — protein MPKPSSATPDLPATRILAIINGKGGVGKTTTSVNLAATFAEHQRILLVDADPQASATWWVQRSKKGFAFDLAQETDPSLLSQLRQVQGYDLIVVDTPPALRSQALAAVANAADYVLLPTPPAPMDLAALIETVREAIVPVAVAHRVVLTRVDSRSLGEALEAQNTLMEEGIPTCHAFVRTFKAHERAALDGVAIAQWRGKNAKEAQADYRRVADELQRDWRN, from the coding sequence TTGCCAAAACCGTCATCTGCAACCCCCGACCTTCCCGCCACCCGAATCCTTGCAATTATTAATGGCAAGGGGGGTGTGGGAAAAACCACGACTTCAGTCAATCTCGCTGCTACGTTTGCCGAGCACCAGCGCATCCTCCTCGTGGATGCCGACCCTCAAGCTTCGGCGACGTGGTGGGTTCAGCGTAGCAAAAAAGGCTTTGCTTTCGATCTGGCGCAGGAGACGGATCCGAGTCTCTTGAGTCAATTACGCCAGGTTCAAGGTTACGATTTAATTGTGGTGGATACTCCTCCGGCATTGCGATCGCAGGCGTTAGCGGCGGTGGCGAATGCAGCGGATTACGTCCTCCTGCCGACTCCCCCTGCGCCGATGGATTTAGCGGCGCTGATTGAAACCGTGCGCGAGGCGATCGTCCCCGTGGCGGTGGCGCATCGGGTGGTTCTGACTCGGGTGGATTCCCGGTCCTTGGGGGAGGCTCTGGAGGCTCAAAACACGCTGATGGAAGAAGGAATCCCCACCTGCCATGCGTTCGTTCGGACCTTTAAAGCTCATGAACGGGCGGCCCTCGATGGGGTGGCGATCGCCCAATGGCGTGGCAAAAATGCAAAAGAAGCTCAGGCGGATTATCGTCGGGTAGCTGATGAATTACAGCGTGATTGGAGAAACTGA